In a single window of the Manis javanica isolate MJ-LG chromosome 16, MJ_LKY, whole genome shotgun sequence genome:
- the BEND6 gene encoding BEN domain-containing protein 6 isoform X2, protein MQKILQTDEITNTQALRKGKRKRTDTMDSENANSDMDKGQRDPYSGNAFLPGESSSEEEEPLAELSKEELCTKIKCLKQKLTNTRKENSRLRQSLVMLQGNKLDIRTEKTILHGSMKPLNVVTPGSHPV, encoded by the exons ATGCAGAAGATCTTGCAAACAGATGAAATTACTAATACCCAAGCTcttagaaaaggaaagaggaaaagaacagaCACAATGGATTCAGAGAATGCAAACAGTGACATGGACAAAGGACAG AGAGATCCATATTCAGGAAATGCCTTTCTGCCGGGTGAGAGCTCCAGTGAGGAGGAAGAGCCTTTAGCAGAATTGTCAAAGGAGGAATTgtgcacaaaaataaaatgtctgaaaCAAAAGCTCACAAACACCCGGAAAGAAAACAGCCGACTCCGACAGTCCTTGGTCATGCTTCAAG GAAACAAACTAGATATAAGAACtgagaagaccattttacatggAAGCATGAAACCTTTGAATGT TGTTACCCCAGGCAGTCACCCAGTTTGA
- the BEND6 gene encoding BEN domain-containing protein 6 isoform X3, with the protein MQKILQTDEITNTQALRKGKRKRTDTMDSENANSDMDKGQRDPYSGNAFLPGESSSEEEEPLAELSKEELCTKIKCLKQKLTNTRKENSRLRQSLVMLQGSFKYDTKLKLNMCEFPSFHEIPPKMN; encoded by the exons ATGCAGAAGATCTTGCAAACAGATGAAATTACTAATACCCAAGCTcttagaaaaggaaagaggaaaagaacagaCACAATGGATTCAGAGAATGCAAACAGTGACATGGACAAAGGACAG AGAGATCCATATTCAGGAAATGCCTTTCTGCCGGGTGAGAGCTCCAGTGAGGAGGAAGAGCCTTTAGCAGAATTGTCAAAGGAGGAATTgtgcacaaaaataaaatgtctgaaaCAAAAGCTCACAAACACCCGGAAAGAAAACAGCCGACTCCGACAGTCCTTGGTCATGCTTCAAG gttcatttaaatatgacacaAAGCTTAAGTTAAATATGTGTGAATTTCCCTCCTTTCATGAAATCCCACCAAAAATGAATTGA
- the BEND6 gene encoding BEN domain-containing protein 6 isoform X1, producing MQKILQTDEITNTQALRKGKRKRTDTMDSENANSDMDKGQRDPYSGNAFLPGESSSEEEEPLAELSKEELCTKIKCLKQKLTNTRKENSRLRQSLVMLQVLPQAVTQFEELVGMAETLLKGGGTMSTSASTLWRATNNSSPDSLASTCSNSNSNSSSPVSLKAEEEHHTEEKQFKVEKWQIARCNKSKPQKFINDLMQVLYTNEYMATHSLTGAKSSTSRDKAVKPAMNQNEVQEIIGVTKQLFPNTDDVSIRRMIGQKLNNCTKKPNLSKNLNSQDIK from the exons ATGCAGAAGATCTTGCAAACAGATGAAATTACTAATACCCAAGCTcttagaaaaggaaagaggaaaagaacagaCACAATGGATTCAGAGAATGCAAACAGTGACATGGACAAAGGACAG AGAGATCCATATTCAGGAAATGCCTTTCTGCCGGGTGAGAGCTCCAGTGAGGAGGAAGAGCCTTTAGCAGAATTGTCAAAGGAGGAATTgtgcacaaaaataaaatgtctgaaaCAAAAGCTCACAAACACCCGGAAAGAAAACAGCCGACTCCGACAGTCCTTGGTCATGCTTCAAG TGTTACCCCAGGCAGTCACCCAGTTTGAGGAATTGGTTGGTATGGCAGAGACCTTGCTTAAGGGTGGAGGGACCATGTCCACATCTGCATCCACCCTTTGGAGAGCAACGAACAACTCCTCACCAGATTCATTAGCCTCAACGTGCAGCAATTCTAATTCTAATTCCAGTTCACCAGTTTCCTTGAAAGCTGAAGAAGAGCATCATACTGAGGAGAAACAG ttcAAGGTTGAAAAATGGCAGATTGCCCGTTGTAACAAGAGCAAGCCTCAGAAGTTTATAAATGATTTAATGCAAGTACTTTACACAAATGAATACATGGCCACGCACAGCCTGACGGGGGCAAAATCGTCTACTTCAAGGGACAAAGCGGTAAAACCAGCTATGAATCAGAATGAAGTTCAAGAAATAATAG GAGTCACAAAACAGTTGTTTCCCAATACAGATGATGTTTCAATTAGGAGAATGATAGGGCAAAAGCTAAACAACTGTACCAAGAAGCCAAATTTAAGCAAAAATCTGAACTCTCAGGATATTAAGTAG